A genome region from Chloroflexia bacterium SDU3-3 includes the following:
- a CDS encoding AraC family transcriptional regulator, translating to MDLRHLADEALGHIPQQRGEEPQASHPMPGLTLLRHHRCNAFQASLYEPVVCLIVQGQKETTLGSHRVVARVGDVLLISHDLPVISRVTQAPYLALLFSVDVGTLRGLYDEVSEAGLSPAPARAMEGHQADPALIESLRRYLALGAGPQADARVLGPLLVKEIHYRLLAAPFGGMLRSLLHYDSPASAVGRAITHIRRDFRSTIAVPELAQRVGMSTSAFHKHFKAITYSTPLQYQKDLRLMEARRLLATGGVSVTIAAYEVGYESASQFSREYARKFGVPPSHDMAAVAEQNALQMV from the coding sequence ATGGATCTGCGACATCTGGCCGACGAGGCGCTTGGGCATATTCCGCAGCAGCGCGGGGAAGAGCCGCAGGCATCACACCCTATGCCAGGGCTGACGCTGCTGCGCCACCACCGCTGCAACGCCTTCCAGGCCTCGCTCTACGAGCCGGTGGTCTGCCTGATCGTGCAGGGCCAGAAAGAGACCACGCTTGGCAGCCACCGCGTGGTGGCCCGTGTGGGCGACGTGCTGCTGATCAGCCACGACCTGCCGGTGATCTCGCGCGTGACCCAGGCCCCCTACCTTGCGCTGCTGTTCAGCGTCGATGTAGGCACGCTGCGGGGGCTGTACGACGAGGTGTCCGAGGCCGGGCTATCGCCTGCGCCCGCCCGCGCGATGGAGGGCCACCAGGCCGACCCAGCCCTGATCGAGTCGCTGCGCCGCTACCTGGCGCTAGGCGCGGGGCCGCAGGCCGATGCTAGGGTGCTCGGCCCGCTGCTGGTGAAGGAGATCCACTACCGGCTGCTGGCGGCACCGTTTGGCGGCATGCTGCGCAGCCTGCTGCACTACGACAGCCCGGCTAGCGCGGTGGGCCGCGCCATCACCCACATCCGGCGCGATTTCCGCAGCACCATCGCCGTGCCCGAGCTAGCGCAGCGCGTGGGCATGAGCACATCGGCCTTCCATAAACACTTCAAGGCGATCACCTACTCGACCCCGCTGCAGTACCAGAAGGATCTGCGGCTGATGGAGGCCCGCCGCCTGCTGGCCACGGGCGGGGTTTCTGTCACCATCGCAGCCTATGAGGTCGGCTACGAGAGCGCCAGCCAGTTCAGCCGCGAGTACGCCCGCAAGTTCGGCGTACCGCCTAGCCACGACATGGCTGCGGTAGCCGAGCAAAACGCCCTACAGATGGTCTAG
- a CDS encoding aldo/keto reductase, whose amino-acid sequence MSEKQTRALSADVAIPYVGFGTYLIPNDEAAAAVREAIGIGYRHIDTAEFYQNEAGVGQGIRQALADTGLSRGDIFVTTKLWPGNAAWGQTPKTTETTVESLLRSLELLQLDYVDLYLIHAPFEREQRLAQWRGLIELQRQGKARAIGVSNFNIAHLEELAAAGLPRPQANQIELHPWSQKPQLTLYLDEHGIVPIAYSSLAPLSTWRTAEGHTSAKTDAMRAEAEQADAPFKRMAAKYGVSEAQLLLRWGVQQGYPVLPKSTRAERMRQNADLFSFAIDEQDMAELATMDRGDGLAWSLGDPTKAA is encoded by the coding sequence ATGAGCGAGAAGCAGACGCGGGCGCTGAGCGCCGATGTTGCGATCCCCTATGTGGGCTTTGGCACCTACCTCATCCCCAACGATGAGGCCGCCGCCGCTGTGCGCGAGGCCATCGGCATCGGCTACCGCCACATCGACACGGCGGAGTTCTACCAGAACGAGGCGGGCGTAGGGCAGGGCATCCGGCAGGCTCTGGCGGACACCGGCCTGTCGCGGGGCGACATCTTCGTCACCACCAAGCTCTGGCCGGGCAACGCGGCCTGGGGCCAGACGCCGAAGACCACCGAGACCACGGTCGAGTCGCTGCTGCGCAGCCTAGAGCTGCTGCAGCTCGACTACGTCGACCTCTACCTGATCCACGCGCCGTTCGAGCGCGAGCAGCGGCTGGCCCAGTGGCGCGGCCTGATCGAGCTGCAGCGGCAGGGCAAGGCCCGCGCCATCGGCGTGAGCAACTTCAACATCGCCCACCTCGAAGAGCTAGCCGCCGCAGGGCTGCCGCGCCCCCAGGCCAACCAGATCGAGCTGCACCCCTGGTCGCAGAAGCCGCAGCTCACCCTCTACCTCGACGAGCATGGCATCGTGCCGATCGCCTACAGCAGCCTGGCCCCGCTCTCCACGTGGCGCACGGCGGAGGGCCACACCAGCGCCAAGACCGACGCGATGCGCGCCGAGGCCGAGCAGGCCGACGCCCCGTTCAAGCGGATGGCAGCGAAGTACGGCGTGAGCGAGGCCCAGCTGCTGCTGCGCTGGGGCGTGCAGCAGGGCTACCCCGTGCTGCCCAAGAGCACCAGGGCCGAGCGCATGCGCCAGAACGCCGACCTGTTCTCGTTCGCCATCGACGAGCAGGACATGGCCGAGCTGGCGACCATGGATCGTGGCGATGGGCTGGCCTGGAGCCTGGGCGACCCGACCAAGGCCGCGTGA
- a CDS encoding SDR family oxidoreductase has protein sequence MSLEQFSLAGKTAVVTGGTGVLGGAIARGLAAAGAKVGILGRREQQAREVAAQIEAAGGIALALPADVLDRTSLQAASATAEQAWGRVDILVNAAGGNVPAATVMGDLSFFDLGEQAIDQVVRLNFHGSLLPTQVFGAAMVRQEAGSVINISSMAAQRALTRVVGYGAAKSAIDSLTRWLAVEMAQKYSPRIRVNAIAPGFFIGDQNRALMLNPDGSLTARGQTIVGHTPMARFGEPDELVGAAVWLASEASSFVTGVVLPIDGGFSAFSGV, from the coding sequence ATGAGCCTTGAGCAATTTTCGCTGGCGGGGAAGACGGCGGTGGTGACGGGCGGCACGGGCGTGCTGGGCGGCGCGATCGCGCGCGGCCTGGCGGCGGCGGGCGCGAAGGTGGGCATCCTGGGGCGGCGCGAGCAGCAGGCCCGCGAGGTGGCGGCCCAGATCGAGGCCGCTGGCGGCATAGCCCTGGCCCTGCCCGCCGATGTGCTCGACCGCACCAGCCTACAGGCGGCCAGCGCCACCGCCGAGCAGGCCTGGGGCCGCGTGGACATCCTGGTGAACGCGGCGGGCGGCAATGTGCCCGCCGCCACCGTGATGGGCGACCTCAGCTTCTTCGACCTGGGCGAGCAGGCCATCGATCAGGTGGTGCGGCTCAACTTCCACGGCTCGCTGCTGCCCACCCAGGTGTTCGGCGCGGCCATGGTGCGCCAGGAGGCCGGGTCGGTCATCAACATCTCGTCGATGGCGGCCCAGCGCGCGCTCACCCGCGTGGTGGGCTACGGCGCGGCCAAGTCGGCCATCGACAGCCTGACCCGCTGGCTGGCGGTGGAGATGGCGCAGAAGTACAGCCCGCGCATCCGGGTCAACGCCATCGCCCCCGGCTTCTTCATCGGCGACCAGAACCGTGCGCTGATGCTAAACCCCGACGGCTCGCTGACCGCGCGCGGACAGACCATCGTTGGGCACACGCCCATGGCCCGCTTCGGCGAGCCGGATGAGCTGGTGGGCGCGGCGGTCTGGCTGGCCAGCGAGGCATCCAGCTTCGTCACCGGCGTGGTGCTGCCGATCGATGGCGGCTTCTCGGCCTTCAGCGGCGTGTAG